CGAAGCCGCGGGTGTCCCGTGCGGTGTCGATGGAACCGCGGAAGCCGGCGACCGTCGAAAAGCGCACGAAGACGGGGGTTTCCACGCCCTCCTTGAGGAAGCCCGCGCGGGTGATCTTCGCGGCCTTGCCGTTGGAGCGGAACACGCCGTGGGCGCCGGCGCCGCGCGCGTGGACCACGCGCTCCGGGATGCGCTCGCGGTCGAAGTGCTGCAGCTTCTCCTGGAAGTGGTGGTCCTGCAGCAGGATCGGGCCGCGGGGACCGGCCTTGAGGGAGTGGTCCGTTTCGGCGCGGCGGACGCCCTGCGGGGTGGTCAGGTAGGGGCCCTGCTGGGCGAAGTCGGTGCGGTCGGCGTGGACCGGGCAACCGGTGGGCGTCGCGGGCTTGGGCGAGGTCTGGTCGTCCTTGGGGGCCAGCGGCTCGCGGGGGTCGGTCGGCTCGTCGTAGGCGACCGGTTCGGGGCCGGGGACGCCCGGGCGCATTGCCGCGGCGTCGTGGGCGCCCTTCTTGGCCTTGGTCTTCGCCTTTGTCTTGGTGGCCTTCTCGTCCTTGGCGGACTTGGCGGACTTGGCGGCCTTGGTTTTGGCCTTCGTCTTGGCCTTGTCGCTCTTCTTCTTGCGGTCGTTGCTGGCGGACATGGGGGATCACCGTCACTTCCGAAGTCGGGGCTGGTCAGAGGGCGTGCCCCCGGCCCGCGGGCAGGCGTGAACGGGGGTAACGCCCTTGCCTCCGCCAGGGTAACCGCGATCACGTTTTCGGGTGGAAAACCTTCCGCCCGCGCCGCGATTCCGGGGGGTGCTTGACGACGCCCGCGTGCGCGCCATCCCGCCCGCACCCGCGGGCGCTCACCACCAGTACGCGGGGTAGCGGAGGCGGCGCAGCCGATTGGCGGCCAGCCCCGCGAGGATCACCAGCACCGCCGACGCCATGAGCACGGCCAGGAAGCGGGCGGGGACCGCCGGGGGAATGGTGACCAGGAGCATGGCGGTGGCCGCGCCGGGGGAATGGGCGCAGCGCAGCAGCAGCATCGCGCCGAAGGCGAGGCCCGCCGCGAGCCCGCCGACCAGCACCGACCCACCGAACCAGTGGGCCAGTCCCAGCCCGATCAGCGCGCCGAGCAGATGCCCCAGGACGATGTTGCGGGGCTGCGCCAACGGCAGGTCGGGGCCGCCGACGACCAGTGCGGCGGTGGCGGCCATCGGCGGTATGAGCAGGGCCAGGTCGGTGGCGTCTGCCGCGGCGCCGAGGACGATCAGCGGGATGGTCACCCCGACGGTGGCGCCGAGGATGTGGGTCAGCGGCGGCCGCGGCGGCGCCTGGCTCGCCAGGGCGGCGAAGGCTCCCTCGACGGCATCCGGCTTGGAAGGTTCGTGGTCCCCGGGCATGGGCGACGATTGTGCCTCACCGCGCCGGGGCGAGGCCCAGCGGGTCGGCGTGCAGCGGATCCAGCGCCACGGCGCGGGCGGCGTCGCGGGTGATGGTGCCGCGGGCGCGGGAGACCCTGATGTCGCGTCGGGCCGGGGAGGTGGCGGCGATGGTTCGGGCCGTGACGCGCAGGCCGGCGGCATCGTCGGTGAACGCCGCGCCGGCGAGGATGACGTGCGCGGGGTCGACGATGTCGGCGACCGTGGCCACCGCCAGCCCCAGCAGGCGCGCCCGTTCGTCGAGGATCGCTCGGGCCGCCGGGTTCGTCTGCGCCGCCGCGATGAGCTCGGCGATGGATCCCGCGCGGACCCCTTCGTCGCGGGCGGCGGCGAGCACTCCGGAGGAGCCGACCGCCTCCCGCAGCGTCGCGCCGCCGAGGAGGTCGCTGTCCGCCGGCCGCAGATGTCCGATCGACCCGTCGCCGTGGGCCGGCCGGTGCACCGCGCCGTCGACGGTCCATGCCACTCCGACGAGTTCGCGGGCGTAGAAGTACAGCGACGTCGGCAAGCGTTCGCCGCCCGCCCGCAGCGGGTTGGCCGCCAGTTCGGATGCGGCCATCGCGGCGACGTCGGGGGCGGCGAGGGCGGGGAGGCCGAGGCCGTCGGAAAGCATGCCGACCAGGTCGGTCCGGCCCCAGCCGTAGGAGCGCGAGTTGACCGTCCCGTCGGCGGCGACGTGGCCCGACAGGGCGGCGCCGACCGTGCGCAGCGGCCGGGCGATGCCGGTGCGCAGGCGGTGGATGGCGGCGACGATCGAATCGATGGCCTCGTCAGGGGCCAGCGCGTCCAGCGGCAAGTCGACGTCCGTTTCGCGCAGCACCCGGCCGACCGTGTCGAAGATCGCGATGTGCGACGTGCGTAACCCGAGGTGCGCCCCGACGTGCAGCCACGGCGACTTCGCCGGCGCCAGCGGGACGCGCGGCCGGCCCGTCCCCGTGCCCGTGATCAGGTCCGGGCGTTCCTCGACCAGCCCCGCGTCGAGCAGCGCCGTGACCCCGCGCGCCACCGTCGGCTGCGACAGGCCCGTCGACGCCGCCAGATCGGGGCGGGTAATCGGCCACTGCAGGCGGATCTGGTGGTGCAGCCGCGCCGCCGGCGAAGTGGGCAGGCGGAAGGCGGCCGTCGGGCTGATGGCGGGGGACGCGCCCGTGGACCGCGCGGGCGAAGCTGCGTCCGTGGACCGCGCGCGCGAAACGCCGGCCGGGGCCGTGGCTGCGGCGTGGGTTGCGGCAGCGGCCGGGGCTGCGGCCGCGGTGTGGGGCGTGGCGTGGGCCGCAGCCTTGGCCGGGGCCGGTGTCGCGGCGGCCTCGGCCTGGCGGTCGGCGATCGACGGGGCGGAGCGGGGCATGCGGAACATCATTGAATAGACCGACTGGTCTGTCAACTTGTTTGGGGAAACGGTCTCAGGAACAGCCATTCCAGTCACGGTGAATGGTTTCTTCCGAATTCGCGCACCGGGTGGTCTACTCGACGCCATGTCCGAGAAAACACACCTCCAATCAACGTCCCCCGACCACGATGTGACCCTGCATTGGTTCCTGCCGACTTACGGCGACTCCCGCGGAATCACCGCGGGCGGCCATGGCGCCGGAAATCACGTCGGCAACCGGAAAGCGGACCTGCGCTATCTCACGCAGTTGGCGTTGGCCGCGGAAACGAACGGCTTCGAGTCGGTGCTCATCCCCACCGGCGCGTGGTGCGCCGACGCGTGGGTCATCGCGTCGACGCTGGCCGCCGCCACGGAACGCCTCAAATTCCTGGTCGCCCTGCGGCCCGGCCTGGCCTCGCCGACGCTCGCCGCGCAGCAGGCGGCGACGCTCGCCGACCTGTCCGGCGGGCGCGTTCTGGTCAACGTCGTCGTCGGCGGCGAAGACCACGAGCAGCGCTCCTTCGGCGACCATCTGGACAAAGCCGCGCGATATGCGCGCGCGGGCGAGGAACTGGCCGTGATCCGCCGCCTCTGGGCAGGCGAAGCCGTCGATTTCCACGGCGATCACGTCCACGTCGAGGGCGCCGCCCTGGCCAATCCCCCCGCCGCCGCCCCGCCCGTGTTCTTCGGCGGCTCCTCCGACCCGGCATTGGCCGTCGCCGGAAGCGCCATCGACGTTTATCTCACCTGGGGTGAGCCCGCCCGGGCGGTCGCGGAGAAGAAGGCGCGGGTCGACGCCGCGGCGGCCCGGGCCGGGCGAACCGTCGATCACGGCATCCGCCTGCACGTGATCACCCGTGATACTTCCGAGGAAGCCTGGGCCGAAGCCGCCCGCCTGCAGCGCGGACTCGATCCCCGGGAGGTCCGCCGGGTTCAGGAGGGCCTGGCCCGGTCCCAATCCGAGGGACAGCGCCGGATGGCCGAGCTCCACGGCCGGGGCGCGGGTTTCGACCCCACGGCAGATCCCCGGTCCCTCGAAGTCGCCCCCAACCTGTGGGCGGGGGTCGGGCTCGTCCGCGGCGGCGCCGGCACCGCATTGGTCGGCAGCCACGACGAAGTCGCCGAGCGCATCGCCGAATACCGCGACCTGGGCATGCGGCACTTCATCCTCTCCGGGTACCCGCACCTGGAGGAGGCGTATCACGTCGGCGAAGGCCTCGTCGCTGCGCTGAACCGCCGCGGCATCGGCGCCACCGGGCGTTGCGGTGCCGCCGACGGCGCCCTCCACGATTCCCCCGTCCCGTTCCTGAAGGAGACCGCATGACCCCCGCCGGCGCTTCCGTCACCGCCTCGCCCGTATTCTCCCCGCCCTCCGCTTCCGTCCCCGTCGCGCCGGGTGCTCCTGCTGCTACGAGTGCTCTTGCCGGCCCGGCGCCGATCGAAGATCCGTTGGCTTTGCGACGGCTGCTCGCGCACGTGCCCACTTCCATCGTCGCCGTGGCGGCCTGGTCGACGGCCTGCCCGATGGGATGGTCGTCGCCTCCTTCACCGGGGTGAGCCTGGAACCGCCGTTGGCGAGCATCTGCATCCAGGATTCCTCCCGGACCTGGCGGAGGCTGCGGCGCTCCGGCCTCCTCGGGGTGTCGGTGCTCGCCGAAGATCAACCCGCCCATGTCGGCAGGTTGTCCTCGAAGACGGGCGAACGATTCGCGGACGTCCGCCACCATGCGGTCGGCGATGCGGTGCTCATAGACGGAGCCACCGCACACTTCACCGCCGTGATAGCCGGACAGGTCACCCACGGTGATCACCTCGTCGTGATGCTCGAGCTGCGCGGCGCCACCGCCGCCGAAGGACGCCCGCCGCTGGTCTTCCACGGCTCCGAGCTCAAGTCGCTTGCGGCGTGACCGCCGACGCCGCCGGCGAGCACCCGAACCCGCCGACCGCCGAACCCCACTGACCGTCCAACCCGCCGATCACCGAACCTTCTCCCAAGAAATCGAGGACACGCCATGACCGCCGAAAACCCGGGAATCACCGGAACCACCGAATCCACCGCACGAAACGCAACCACCGCACCAACCGCAACCACCGAACCGAACGAGTCCCATCAACCGACCGAGTTCGGCTACTGGGTGCCGAACGTCTCCGGCGGCCTGGTGACCTCATCCGTGTCGCAGCGCACCGACTGGGGCATCGACTACAACCGTCGCGTGGCCAAACTCGCGGAAGAGCGCGGCTTCGGCCACGCCCTGACCCAGGTGCGCTACTTGGGCAGCT
This genomic stretch from Corynebacterium hansenii harbors:
- a CDS encoding HPP family protein — encoded protein: MPGDHEPSKPDAVEGAFAALASQAPPRPPLTHILGATVGVTIPLIVLGAAADATDLALLIPPMAATAALVVGGPDLPLAQPRNIVLGHLLGALIGLGLAHWFGGSVLVGGLAAGLAFGAMLLLRCAHSPGAATAMLLVTIPPAVPARFLAVLMASAVLVILAGLAANRLRRLRYPAYWW
- a CDS encoding ROK family transcriptional regulator, with protein sequence MPRSAPSIADRQAEAAATPAPAKAAAHATPHTAAAAPAAAATHAAATAPAGVSRARSTDAASPARSTGASPAISPTAAFRLPTSPAARLHHQIRLQWPITRPDLAASTGLSQPTVARGVTALLDAGLVEERPDLITGTGTGRPRVPLAPAKSPWLHVGAHLGLRTSHIAIFDTVGRVLRETDVDLPLDALAPDEAIDSIVAAIHRLRTGIARPLRTVGAALSGHVAADGTVNSRSYGWGRTDLVGMLSDGLGLPALAAPDVAAMAASELAANPLRAGGERLPTSLYFYARELVGVAWTVDGAVHRPAHGDGSIGHLRPADSDLLGGATLREAVGSSGVLAAARDEGVRAGSIAELIAAAQTNPAARAILDERARLLGLAVATVADIVDPAHVILAGAAFTDDAAGLRVTARTIAATSPARRDIRVSRARGTITRDAARAVALDPLHADPLGLAPAR
- a CDS encoding LLM class flavin-dependent oxidoreductase; translated protein: MSEKTHLQSTSPDHDVTLHWFLPTYGDSRGITAGGHGAGNHVGNRKADLRYLTQLALAAETNGFESVLIPTGAWCADAWVIASTLAAATERLKFLVALRPGLASPTLAAQQAATLADLSGGRVLVNVVVGGEDHEQRSFGDHLDKAARYARAGEELAVIRRLWAGEAVDFHGDHVHVEGAALANPPAAAPPVFFGGSSDPALAVAGSAIDVYLTWGEPARAVAEKKARVDAAAARAGRTVDHGIRLHVITRDTSEEAWAEAARLQRGLDPREVRRVQEGLARSQSEGQRRMAELHGRGAGFDPTADPRSLEVAPNLWAGVGLVRGGAGTALVGSHDEVAERIAEYRDLGMRHFILSGYPHLEEAYHVGEGLVAALNRRGIGATGRCGAADGALHDSPVPFLKETA
- a CDS encoding flavin reductase family protein, producing MPDGMVVASFTGVSLEPPLASICIQDSSRTWRRLRRSGLLGVSVLAEDQPAHVGRLSSKTGERFADVRHHAVGDAVLIDGATAHFTAVIAGQVTHGDHLVVMLELRGATAAEGRPPLVFHGSELKSLAA